TGCTGCGATCGGAGGCGCTAGAGGTGCTTGAAAGTATAAAGGTGTAATTTCTTCAGCAGATTGTTCTAGCGCAAATAGCTTTTGATACCACTCGCGATCGCCAATTCCCGATTGAATCGGTTTCATGATTCCCCAGCTACGCTGCGGGTAATATTTTTGCCAATAGGCTGCTAATGCTGTCGTTAAAACAGTTTTACCAGCTTCCGTATCAGTTCCAGTAATTAGTAGTGTGTTTAACATTAATTTCTTTGACCAGAAAATGGTTGTGTTCCATCAGTCGGTGGCAAAGTTGGCGTTTCAATAGTGGTAGGAATTGGCAAGGGTGTTTCTGTGGGTATTGGTAAGGGCGTTTCTGTGGGTATTGGCAAGGGCGTTTCTGTGGGAATCGGCAACGGTGTCTCTATGGGTATTGGCAAGGGTGTTGCTGTGGGAATCGGCAACGGTGTCTCTATGGGTATTGGCAAGGGTATTGCTGTCGGTGTTGGTTTAACTAGTTTTTCTAATGCAACATTCAGGTTGTAATTGCTTTCGGTAACTCCTGGAACCAGAGTTAACTCAATAGTATATCTACCAGTAACCAGCAATATGCCTTGATATGCTGTTACTTGTTGGGCATTAATATCAATTGGTTGTTGATTGGGACTGAAGACTGTTAACAGAATGTTGCTTCCTGGGTCAAGAAACGCAGTTAGCTTGTCGCCTTTTTGTCCGAAAAAAGTGTACCTGATTCTTTGATTTGTTTTCAGAGTATCGTTAACCGTGGCTGTGTTATTGGATGCTCCCAGATTGAGGCGTTTACTAGGTACAACAGATTGATTGCTGCTGGGTGTGGGTGTAAGTGTAGGTGTAGGTGTGGGTGTAGTACCACCAGGAATCACTGGTGAAGGGAAATTTTGTGGAGGCGTTTCAATTGGTGTTTTCGGTTGACTGCGGATGGAACTTACCAGCGCCCAAGAACCGAATCCGGCGATAATCACGACAGCGCTGCCAATTGCGGTAATCGCTAAGGGATTATCCAAAATTGAGTTAGTGGTGCGTGGTGGAATCACAGGATTGGGTTTCTGAGGCGAAGCTGGTGGTGGTACTAAGTCAGGACGACGACCAACAGCCATTGTCTGTAAGTTGGAAACATTCAGAGGAGGAAGACTGGGTTGCTGTAAAGGTTGGAGTGCTTGTAATACACTAGCAGCACTTTGATAGCGATCGCTCGGTATATGATTCAACATCCGATTCAAAACTATAGCAAATCGCGGATTCACTTTTACCCACCGCTGCCAATTCCAAGTTAGTTGGTTTTCATCAAATAAATCCTTTGGTTCTTTACCAGTCAGTAAAACGACCGCGCTTACCGCTAAGGCATACAAATCACTGCTAGGATAAGCTCCCCCTGTTTGCATTTGTTCGCTAGGAGAGTAGCCTAATTTTCCCACAGTGGTTTCTGGCAGGGCACTATCTGGCGATCGTAAACGCGTCGCTAGTTCCTTAACTACCCCAAAGTCAATTAACACAGGTTTCGCGTCACTATCTCGCAAAATAATATTTTCTGGCGAGATATCTCTGTGAATAATCCCTCGACTGTGAATATGCTCTAAAACAGGCAGCAACAACTCTATTAGCTGTAATACTTCTGCCTCTGTAAAAGTTTGACCCACAGCTTGACGTTCAGCTAGCAGAGTCCGGTACGTCTGACCTGCAACGTAGTCCTCCACCAAAAATAAGCGTTGGTCTTGCTCAAATCTTTCCCGAAATTTAGGGACTTGTGGATGTTCGATTTGATATAAAATGGCGGCCTCTCGGTGAAAAAGCTCTTGTGCCTTCTCCCAAGCCAAAGCCCCTGTTGCTGTTGAAGTCAATTCCTTGATCGCGCAAAGTTCGTTAAAGCGCCTCTGGTCTTCTGCCAGATAGGTTCTACCAAATCCTCCTTGTCCGAGAATTTGAATTATGCGGTAACGGTTTTGCAAGACAGTACCAACTGTAATGGGTGGTTGCATGATCGATTGATTGAGTGTAGTAGCAACTTAGGAGGAAGTCACCCACAAAGATTAAGTCCAAGAGGCGACTGACAGTTACCTGCCGCAATATTCTACTATACCTAACAAATACACACCCACCAGAGCAAGGTTGTTTTTTACTCTATAACTTCAGAGCCTCCAATCCCCCAATTCAATTTTTCTTCTTGACAAAACGATATATTTTAAAATATGCAAAATCAACTTGAGAATCCAGCTTATACAAACTACTCATTTCTCTTTCAATCAACCCTTTAGGAAATTGATAATCACGATTAATTGTGAGGAGAACTGTATCCTTATTATTTGTTAATTTTTCAATTTCTTCAGCAAAATTTTCATTCGGGACTTCCTTTTTTAAACGATCCCCCAAATTTCTTGCATCCACAGTGAAACTGTCACCGTAATATTCAAATAATCTGGGATTACCAAATAAAAATACAGATTGTGTAGAAGAAGATCGATTTTTTATTAGGTACTGGACAGCAGAACGATAGTCATCTCTCTGGTAGTCTCCATTGAAGTAGTAGTTACCAAGGGAATAAATATTCATAACTATCAGAGAGATGACAGCAATTTGAGCTAGCTGAGACATGCCATAGCGCTTTGATGTTATACCAGGTCTTTGACTCAAAGCCGATGGGAGAAGTATGGCAAGTGGTAACCAAAGATAATAAGAGTGACGTGGCACCCAATTAGTTTTGGCAACTATCGCTAAGAGCAATCCTAGCAAAAATGCTATGATAAAAACAGAAGTAAAAAAGTAATCAGGATGTTGCTCTCTGCCCTTTTTCTTGTGTATCAATAAAACTCTTACTAAAGCCAATAAAATTACAGTACCGACAATTAATAATAATAGTAGTTGAGGCCAGTAACTAAGCATAACTTGCACTCTATCGTCGCCGCGCAGCTGCTCCATTGAAGGCCCATAGGTTGTTCCCACCAAAATTCCATTTAATACAAAAAGAATATTTTGGATTATGGGTAATCCCAAACGATTAATCGGAATTGTTTCGGGATCGGTTGCTCCAGGTAAAGTCAGATGATATATAACTGACGGTATAGATAAAAACGCAGCAGGAAGCCACCATTGTAGCCATTGCTTGAAATTTCTATAGATGACAAGATGAGATACACATAATGCTGTAGTAAAAAGCCACATAGTAATGTTACTAAAAATCCCTATAGCAGTAAAAATACTAAACAGCCATTTGGAAGTATTTTGATGAGTTTGATTTTTAACTAATACTTCGCTAAAGAAATATAATTGAAGTGAGGCAATAAACATTGCGAAGGAATAAATTCTTGCTTCTTGGCTGTAATTGACACAGAAAGAACTGAATGTCAAAATTAGCAGAGTCCAGAAGGCGTGTTTTTTACCATATATCCGCAAAGCAGTAAAGAATAGAATGACATTTGAGCCAATACCTAAAATAGTAGAGAGTGAGCGAAGAGCAAATTCACTTTCGCCAAATAGCTGACGCCACCAAAACATAACTATAAAGTATAGCGGCTGAAATCTATCACTATTTGCGATGTTTCTAACCCTTTCAATACTCTCTTGAAGAGTCGAGACATCAGAATTAGTTAAGGTCAAGCCTTCATCGTACCAAAGACTCTGGTTTGACAGCATAAAAAAGCGGAGTAAACCACTCAAAAAAACCAATATTAAAATAGAGATATAATATTTAGACCATCTCTGATTTTTGATTGTCATCATCATTTGTTTTACGTCCTGGCACTTTTAGTTCTTACATAATTTAGTTTTTTTATAGTCAATGTTTACCTAAAGCGATTGCCCAGATACCACTCAACATCAAACCTGCTCCTAACCATTGAGAAATTAAGATTTTTTCTTTCAAAATTACAGATCCAGTAATCATTGTAACTATAATTGTTAATCCTATTACTAATGGATAGGCAACAGATAAATTCAGTTTACCTAAAACTATTACATAAAAAACAGCACTCAAACCATAACTCAAAATCCCTGCAATTAAATAGATATTTAACGGATTTTGTCCTGCTCCTAGTTTCAATAGATTTTGCGCTAGTGTGTTTAACCCCACTGTGATTAAAATCAGCAAGCTAAAAACTATGTGGTTATTCATAGTAAAAATTTACTCAATTTATAAAGTGATATTTTTTGATGAAAAGAGCAATCTAGAAGAAACTTTCATAGCCAGCAGTATCGTCAAAATCCCAAAGTTCTCCTCCAGATGGATAAGGTATTTGCACCCATTTCCCAGCAAGTTTTTCCCACCATCGGGGCGGGTGCGGTAGGCTAGCGACTTGGATGAAGCCACATCTACAAATTAATGCTCCCACAAAATCAGTATGTAAACTATCACCAATGACGAGTATTTGTTTTGCTGGTAACTTCATATAAGCTGTTGCCTGTCGAAATGCAGGGGGAAAGGGTTTTTTCGCCGGACTGAGTGCTGGAATATCAAGGCGACGAGACCAATATTTGACGCGATAGCGACGTTTCCCATTTGAGAGGATGAAAAATTGCAATCCGGCTAACTTTGCTTGCTTAATCCAATCTTCTGCATAAGGAGATAGGTAGCGATCGTCTTCTGAAACAATAGTGTTGTCTAAATCGAGGATTATCCCTTGAATTTTACAGGTTTTTAGCCACTCAATTTCGATACTTGCCAATGTATAGACTTGTCGTGGTAGTCTGTGGGGGTTCCTTTTAAAATCTGGTTGGTTGTTTTGCTGAATGAGCAAATGCAGCCAGGAGATAAAGGTGCTGAAGAGTTTTCTGAAAATAGCTGTGGGATTTTTCATCTACAAATTCCGTCAAGTTTCCTCCCATCACGCCTTAGGGACTTCCAATAAATAAATTATCCTTCTTGTGGGATGGGTAGCGTTTGACTGACTTGTACTGAGCAGATCGACAGGCTTACTGTCAAACTTGTAGTAGCACTTTTTTTGTGGAAGAAAGCTACGCACAGAGAGAGTCTAGTGGAGAAGAGTCGAAGTGTCGCTCTGAGTTCTGCATACCCTGAATATGGAATGGGTGTTCGCGTCGCGGCAGGTAATGCGGACACCCATCAACAAGAAAATTTGAGATTTTTTTATTTGTAAGTCCTTTAAGGTACTAATACCACAATTTGAAAGTGTGGATACCAAAGAGTCCAACGGAGAATTGGACGACTAACTGTAGCTCCCATTGATTGAAAAACTTGAACAAGATCGCTACTTCGGCGTTGGTGAACCCATTCTCTTGCCAGTAACAAGTCATGAAGCTGATTCATAAAAGACCCAATAATTTTGGATGCCTCAATGTCTTTAATAATCAGCCTTGCTCCCGAATCCATCTGCGAAATTGTTTTACGGAGAAAATCGTCCTGTAATTTTGGAGGAATGTGGTGAAGAACGTCAATCATAGTTACAGTGTCATATCCATGCAAATCTGGTGGTGTTTCTTCTGGATGCAAATGCCTGACCTGAAAAATTTCAGATTTCATTGCAAAAGCCTCAGAAGCTTTCACAGCTTCACGTGAAATATCATAACCATGAGCTACTTTTACTGAACGCAACTTTAAAGCCAGATAAAGTAATGCTCCTGTACCGCAGCCAATATCATAAAGACGTGCGCCTTCGGGAATCTTGGCAAGAACCATATCAAGAGGACAGATGAATGGACGATAGCGCGTTTTTAGTGCAGCAAGTCCAGACATTTTTTGACAAGGTAGTTTCATCTCGTCAGCAAGGCTAAAACTATTCATACAACTTGTTAAGGTAAAACAGTTACAAGATTGATCGGGCAGACTAATTGCTAGTGGCTTCTCCTATGAGATTTATTCAATCATCCCTTGCTTTCTCAACCAGAGAATCAAAAAGCATGTGATAATCCAACCAATAACTGTGATTAGTATCGGCAAGTCTTTCAATAAAACTTCTTCTGGGCGTTCGCTACGTCCACCTTGCTCTAGATGATGGTTATCGCTGTAACCGCTAATCTCTTGGGGATCGCTCAATAGTTGATAGCGAAAAATTCCATACAACACAAATGGTAAAGTCAGTAGCATCCAAGAGGTGGGCGCTCCGTGTAGATAGGGCCCGGCACTCCAAAGAGCATAGGTGAGAACTGTGCCTGTGGTGACAACATTTTCCATACGACCCAGCAGAGGCAAGGAATAGTATTTGAGGACAGAGCGAGGCTTATTGCCTTTAAGTTGTGCTAACCTTAGTTCTGCTTTGCGCTTTTCAATACCTAGAAATAGCGCCAACATTGCAGTACACATTAAAAACCAAGATGATAAAGTAATACTGGTAGCAGCAGCGCCGGCATAAGCTCGTAGCACAAATCCGGTAGCGATCGCCCCAACATCCAAAATTACCATCCGTTTGAGTCGCAGATTATAGGCAACCTGTAACAGGGCGTATGCAGTTATCGCTGCACCCAAATGGGGCGATCGCAACCACCCAAAAATTAGGGCACCACCCAAAAGCACCAATGCCATCGCAGTCGCAACACGGATGCTAACTAATCCAGCGGCTATTGGACGCTTACACTTGACAGGGTG
This Nostoc sp. C052 DNA region includes the following protein-coding sequences:
- a CDS encoding serine/threonine-protein kinase, which produces MQPPITVGTVLQNRYRIIQILGQGGFGRTYLAEDQRRFNELCAIKELTSTATGALAWEKAQELFHREAAILYQIEHPQVPKFRERFEQDQRLFLVEDYVAGQTYRTLLAERQAVGQTFTEAEVLQLIELLLPVLEHIHSRGIIHRDISPENIILRDSDAKPVLIDFGVVKELATRLRSPDSALPETTVGKLGYSPSEQMQTGGAYPSSDLYALAVSAVVLLTGKEPKDLFDENQLTWNWQRWVKVNPRFAIVLNRMLNHIPSDRYQSAASVLQALQPLQQPSLPPLNVSNLQTMAVGRRPDLVPPPASPQKPNPVIPPRTTNSILDNPLAITAIGSAVVIIAGFGSWALVSSIRSQPKTPIETPPQNFPSPVIPGGTTPTPTPTLTPTPSSNQSVVPSKRLNLGASNNTATVNDTLKTNQRIRYTFFGQKGDKLTAFLDPGSNILLTVFSPNQQPIDINAQQVTAYQGILLVTGRYTIELTLVPGVTESNYNLNVALEKLVKPTPTAIPLPIPIETPLPIPTATPLPIPIETPLPIPTETPLPIPTETPLPIPTETPLPIPTTIETPTLPPTDGTQPFSGQRN
- a CDS encoding glycosyltransferase family 39 protein — protein: MMMTIKNQRWSKYYISILILVFLSGLLRFFMLSNQSLWYDEGLTLTNSDVSTLQESIERVRNIANSDRFQPLYFIVMFWWRQLFGESEFALRSLSTILGIGSNVILFFTALRIYGKKHAFWTLLILTFSSFCVNYSQEARIYSFAMFIASLQLYFFSEVLVKNQTHQNTSKWLFSIFTAIGIFSNITMWLFTTALCVSHLVIYRNFKQWLQWWLPAAFLSIPSVIYHLTLPGATDPETIPINRLGLPIIQNILFVLNGILVGTTYGPSMEQLRGDDRVQVMLSYWPQLLLLLIVGTVILLALVRVLLIHKKKGREQHPDYFFTSVFIIAFLLGLLLAIVAKTNWVPRHSYYLWLPLAILLPSALSQRPGITSKRYGMSQLAQIAVISLIVMNIYSLGNYYFNGDYQRDDYRSAVQYLIKNRSSSTQSVFLFGNPRLFEYYGDSFTVDARNLGDRLKKEVPNENFAEEIEKLTNNKDTVLLTINRDYQFPKGLIEREMSSLYKLDSQVDFAYFKIYRFVKKKN
- a CDS encoding EamA family transporter, encoding MNNHIVFSLLILITVGLNTLAQNLLKLGAGQNPLNIYLIAGILSYGLSAVFYVIVLGKLNLSVAYPLVIGLTIIVTMITGSVILKEKILISQWLGAGLMLSGIWAIALGKH
- a CDS encoding YqeG family HAD IIIA-type phosphatase, which translates into the protein MKNPTAIFRKLFSTFISWLHLLIQQNNQPDFKRNPHRLPRQVYTLASIEIEWLKTCKIQGIILDLDNTIVSEDDRYLSPYAEDWIKQAKLAGLQFFILSNGKRRYRVKYWSRRLDIPALSPAKKPFPPAFRQATAYMKLPAKQILVIGDSLHTDFVGALICRCGFIQVASLPHPPRWWEKLAGKWVQIPYPSGGELWDFDDTAGYESFF
- a CDS encoding bifunctional 2-polyprenyl-6-hydroxyphenol methylase/3-demethylubiquinol 3-O-methyltransferase UbiG, whose amino-acid sequence is MNSFSLADEMKLPCQKMSGLAALKTRYRPFICPLDMVLAKIPEGARLYDIGCGTGALLYLALKLRSVKVAHGYDISREAVKASEAFAMKSEIFQVRHLHPEETPPDLHGYDTVTMIDVLHHIPPKLQDDFLRKTISQMDSGARLIIKDIEASKIIGSFMNQLHDLLLAREWVHQRRSSDLVQVFQSMGATVSRPILRWTLWYPHFQIVVLVP
- a CDS encoding decaprenyl-phosphate phosphoribosyltransferase, yielding MDSRRTSVVEKSLTAIATNSKKSAYYLAAMRPRQWTKNLVVFAAPLFAFSINLQSLLGSLLAFVLFCCASSGFYLINDIVDVESDRQHPVKCKRPIAAGLVSIRVATAMALVLLGGALIFGWLRSPHLGAAITAYALLQVAYNLRLKRMVILDVGAIATGFVLRAYAGAAATSITLSSWFLMCTAMLALFLGIEKRKAELRLAQLKGNKPRSVLKYYSLPLLGRMENVVTTGTVLTYALWSAGPYLHGAPTSWMLLTLPFVLYGIFRYQLLSDPQEISGYSDNHHLEQGGRSERPEEVLLKDLPILITVIGWIITCFLILWLRKQGMIE